A single Nicotiana tabacum cultivar K326 chromosome 5, ASM71507v2, whole genome shotgun sequence DNA region contains:
- the LOC107809166 gene encoding uncharacterized protein LOC107809166 translates to MEEYSKECEFWLPPQFLTDDDILLGFKTNSKGEENEMKSYFGCGFKNEFSFMLGPKSDLSSPVESVVGSTETESSDEEDYITELTRQMAHSTLENHKVQSLSSSPQSTLYGVLGYSKHQGSNIVSPNCSSQSRNGVVDLLYEAVGEVARMKMMEKEAGICRHKSGIWAPPRKASPAPVDPRNSKPNLASFYSNQPPQSYQQLQMAQFQRLKQQQIMKQGQGVLCPEKERFWNQQQLNQRRGQNGADRSVSAWPTLQQSHQQQQQTQPGSGMRAVFLGNTGPKRECAGTGVFIPKRPGIQTEPRKKTGCSTVLMPERVVQALNLNLDVTDSRLQSMVQPSCNNGGVLKYQNNLVDQQRRSLRTHPAVKSQEIILPQEWTY, encoded by the exons ATGGAGGAATACTCAAAagagtgtgagttttggcttccGCCGCAGTTTCTAACTGATGATGACATTCTTTTAGGGTTTAAGACTAACAGTAAAGGGGAGGAAAATGAAATGAAGAGTTACTTTGGGTGTGGTTTTAAGAACGAGTTCTCATTTATGTTGGGTCCGAAATCGGATCTGAGTTCTCCGGTGGAGTCAGTTGTCGGCTCAACGGAGACagagagtagtgatgaggaagatTATATCACTGAGTTAACTCGCCAAATGGCTCACTCCACTCTTGAAAACCACAAG GTTCAGAGTTTGTCAAGTTCTCCTCAGTCAACGTTATATGGTGTTCTCGGGTACTCAAAACATCAGGGTTCAAATATTGTAAGCCCAAATTGCTCTTCTCAGAGTAGAAATGGGGTTGTGGATTTGCTTTATGAAGCAGTGGGCGAAGTTGCAAGAATGAAGATGATGGAGAAAGAGGCTGGAATCTGTCGTCATAAAAGTGGAATATGGGCGCCGCCCAGAAAGGCAAGTCCAGCTCCTGTAGACCCAAGAAACTCTAAACCGAATCTTGCTTCGTTTTACTCTAATCAGCCACCACAGTCTTACCAGCAGTTACAAATGGCTCAA TTTCAGCGGTTGAAGCAACAACAGATAATGAAGCAAGGACAAGGAGTATTGTGCCCCGAAAAAGAGAGATTTTGGAACCAGCAGCAGTTGAATCAGCGGAGAGGCCAAAATGGAGCTGATAGGTCAGTTTCTGCTTGGCCGACTCTGCAACAATCTCACCAGCAGCAGCAGCAGACTCAGCCTGGCTCAGGCATGCGAGCTGTTTTTCTAGGAAATACTGGACCCAAAAGGGAGTGTGCTGGAACTGGGGTTTTTATTCCCAAAAGACCTGGAATACAAACTGAACCAAGAAAGAAGACAG GTTGTTCGACAGTTTTAATGCCAGAAAGAGTGGTCCAAGCCCTGAATCTGAATTTGGATGTAACGGACTCTCGGCTGCAGTCTATGGTTCAACCCAGTTGTAATAATG GTGGTGTTTTGAAGTACCAGAATAATTTGGTGGATCAACAAAGACGCAGTTTGAGAACTCATCCGGCGGTTAAATCCCAAGAGATCATACTTCCTCAGGAGTGGACTTATTGA